The DNA segment TATTCAAATTTGGGGGTTCAAATTGAGTCAATTGAAATTTCGAGGGTCCAATTGAGTCTGTTTTCAAATTTCAGGGGTCATTTTAAGTATTAACTCGacactctcttattaaaattaagaagaaatatttctccctaaaattaataaactccatTCCTACattctctcatctacctctctttctttttctatttcccTCTACCCAAAATTTtactgtttatttttttaatttatattttcactTCTCTtccttcaaatatttattatatataatttggagagaataataataatgttgtgattaaaagttagaatcaagattcaattgttcttaaaaaaaaataattttgagttaattttataactatcaatataaattttttttatactaatatctaattatatttttatatacgtagaaaaaatattatttttaaatataaaatatacaaattagttatttttatttgtacaaCAGACTTAACACgtaatcaaatataaaagtatacacgttaaattgtttcaaattttagataccaaatattaaaattaattattagtaaaaaattaaactctttcacataaaaagaataactaaaaattttattatttattttttttatctagaaAAACTCTGATCTTcttagtttataaaatttttgtcttctacaatttttttataaaaattgtttgattctatatatttttttttacaataatttatgatattaaaacaaaattaatataatttaaaaaaatttatattcttataatattattacagATACAcatactaattttaaaaactaaaccaAGCACGCGTAaaattcaagaatcaatttcgaTAATTCCTCGTATTTTCTTATTATGAATAATTATCATCATTAGTTATGACTTATGagattaaacaataaatattaattactagTATAATATTTACTTAGTCTAAACGCTAAATAAATATTATGTAATCtaatttacataaaattaaagaaacattgACCAACTTCTGATCTATCTCTTAAAACAAATCTAGAAAAagattaattagtcattaattttttcaacaaaCAATAAATTAGTCTTGTAATGAAAATTTTCTGTTATCACCATAgctaacaaaataataaaaatggagaataattttaaaaaatttataaaagataagtgataatatcaaattttaaaatgacaGTTGCATTAATatctttaaatattatttaaaatgtcaaaagaaaaaataacactaaagttgcatttgtttttaaaaataagacaGGATAAAACACCGAGAATAAGACATAATTAAATGGTCAATTCTTGTTTACTTCCTCTCATTGACCAAATAAGAGATCAAAGTCATTGTTCAATTTTTACGAACTAATTTTGCTAGACATTTCTTTTAATTCATACTTTTGCTTTATTTGGTTATGGTCAATGGCAACTTGGGAATTATATATAGTCGTGGTAGTGCTATCGAATATTGGGGTTTAACCTAACCACACACAATTTATAAAAGGTCCCACTAACTGGCAACAAAATCCCCTGGTCAAAATGCCACTATATATAAagggttattaaatttttacaacTTATATTCCAAGTACGGGGCCATAAATTTATGGTAATGCTATGTACCAGCCTTGCATCTATATTTAGTAGCTTATTGGggcataattattttttttttcaaattaaagcaAATGATAATACGATTACAAAATGGTCTAAAATGTTGGTTTAGTTACTCCTAGAttgaaaacaatatttttttttcacaagtaACCAGTATTTTTCCTTTAtatgtatcatatattttttttcactactAGAAATTATCTTTTTAGCAATATTATTTTCTCAatgacaaattttttgttagCAATAATATTTATGTAGTTGGAATTTTCCACAattgttactattttttattaatctcgTATTTATGGTAATAACAAGGGCTATTACTATATAATgtgacatatatatataacaataaaaaatattaaaatatattcatatttataatataataacgaGATTAAACATTATAagtttttttgtgtgtgtgtctTAAACATTGTAAGTATAACTTAACCTCAATAATAACAAATCATGCTGTCCCTTCTTTCGGGTCATACTGAGAGATAATTAAAAggcaaaatatttttgaaatcatgTAATGATTTAGGCTCAGTTTTGGTAAATAtcttaaccaatttttttttaaaaaatagtttaaataataaatatttatattaaaagtagtttatgaataagttattttatgtttatttttttagttttaaaaatatttattttaaaaaaatgtgataaaaactttttattataaaagaagttatttttttaacttttttataaacACTTAAATAGTTTATTAGAAAactataatttgattttaaaaattacactagacattaatattattattttttataaataaaaaattaaaaaaataaattttaaaattttccaaaCAAGTTCTTAGTACTTATATaaaaaacttattatttaattagggGAAACATTgtgatgaaaataataattttagcttgttatttgatttgcatttgatgtattttttggCTTATGtaaatgtttatatatatatatatatataatgagtaCCGTTAGAGATTTGGTATATAatttgttttttcaaaaatactcttCTTCATTTAtgtctttataaaaaaaaaatgtaaagacATGATAATCTCATTCCTAATTTTTATAATGccacttttttatattttttgcatTGTACTTTGtataaatttgtgaaaaaaaaaatgacattATCAATATAGGAATAAATTTATCACTTCTCAAAAAAgtatcatttttaaaatttaattacaaaacttTTAATATAAATCATTGCAGGTAAATTAcgtttaaaaaatatcaaatgctAAGAATTATCTACTAGATtagtcataatttatttttaaatatttatatattattctaaCAAAATACTAAtcactaaaataattaaatatgtcaaaataaaataattaattttttaaatattaaatattcaataattaattaataattaattttttgtgccTATATAATATGATTGATAtactattataaattaatattttaatagacAATCTATTAGTAACTTAAACTATAATCTATAATATCTATGGTCAGCTAGGGAGAATCTAGTTAGtgctttaaaataaataaaaattgaatgacAATGTGGTATTAACGATTATACTATATCActagatatatattaaaattagtcattaaaattagttattactataaaatatatattaaaaataaattaaatcacatatatatttatacataaatatattaataattaattttagtgattaattttattgtacaataatatttttagtgatAGTATATCATCATAATTAATATCTTacctttttttaattcttatctCCTATGATCACTGCTATTTTGTTTTCCTGAAAATATGGATctctatttttgaaataaaagtaaaatttagctaaaatatatttaaaaaatatgtattaaaaatataataatagattttatttttatttttatgtattcaacatataaaaaatgtaaaagcttataatcaaatattcttttataatatttaaaaaaattttaatttttgatacaCTGAcagtgtaaaatatttatacgGTTGTATAATTATAtccattttttatataattattcatccaaataatataaaaaataattatttttactgatatgatattacaaaattaaatatacgtgtaaaactattttactgaagtacatcaaaattaaattctatttttaaaatgtatcctcaacaaatattaaaaataaataaataaaagcaatCAAGGGGTTTAAATGAATCTCATGGTGATCATGTCTGAGAATAAAATCAACGGTTGAAATTCTACCTACCCCTCTTGTTCCCATCTACTTCTCAGGCCAATTAATTTTCCTAAGCACTCCAAACATTGAAAAttgcaaaacaaaataaaataaaataaaagtggaaAAGGGAAGTGATTGTAACGCACGCGCTGTGGTATAAGTAAGCAACGATAAATCACGATTCACGTAAACTTGTTGAGAAGCAGCCACGTGGAGGGTAATATTGTACATTGAATTTATTATTCGTACACGCGCGCAAGAACCTTACTTTAGAGTATTTAgcctttattatttatttatttattaattattattattattaacttgtCGGGTTTCACATTTCAAAGATCCGAAATGTTCCAAAGATTGCGAAGGCAGAACCAGGAAACTCTAATTTGACGGGAATTTTCATCCAATGCGAATATTATTACCATAATCTCTTTCCAGATTTCACATTTGATTCTTCACAATTTCATCTCCGATTCTCTCACTTTTTGTTAcacacatatataatattaataatattatattagttattattattatatattatattgtaCTTTTTTTCCCCCTTAGGGAAATTGTGTTGTCACTTTGGTCAAATTTTCACTttgtgttgttgttgatgatcaTCAATTTTACCATCTGCGAGTGAGTGAATTTGTGAGTGTTGTTTCcttgattttttctttctcccttAAAGGATTAAAAGGCTGTTCTTAGATTGATTGTTGaaacgagaagaagaagaagaaggaacggTAGCAGAAAGATTGTACCTTTGTTTCAAAAGCCAGATATGCCAGAAAACAGGCAGGTTCTGAGGAATGCTGCTTCTAATCAATCCGGTGACAACATTGAAGGTAGCTTCAGATTCTATTTGTTGTGATCATGATTCATGCTCTTGTTGGTCCTGATCATTGTTTTTGTGATGATGCCTGTgtggtgtttgtgtttttgtttgtgTGAAGTTTTCCTGTTGTGGAGCTTTGGAATGTTGTATTGTTTGTGTTAGCTTAATCATCGGTTCTGGTTTTCATttatgatggatgatgatgatggtacGGTGATCTTGATTTGGAGAATTTCGATGATCCATTGAATTGAATGCGTTATGATTCTTTTTTTTGAATGAGTTTCTTGGAACAATAGCTTCCTATTGCAAGAGGATATAGAGGTTCCGACAAATCCCTATATTCTGAATTCAATTTTTTGTGGCCTGAATTTGAGTGATCGTACATGGCTTTGGGAAATTGTGTTCCTTTGCTTGATCATGCAACAAAAGGATTGAATGCATGTTTGGATCTTTAAGTCTTTTATGGGGTGGAGTTGGAACCTTGTAAGGTtctgatctagttagtttttacgGGAGTAATCATTGCtggtaaaaaattttttggaatgCATGTTGAGACTTTCGTGGAATTGTGAATTAAATTGGATGATTGCTGTTTTGATCTATATTGCAGAAGCAATTCGGCGATTGAAAATCAATGACAATCGAGATAGAGATACTGCGGGTCAAACTAGCCCGTATCCGGATCGTCCTGGTGAACCTGATTGCTTATATTTTCTGAGGACTGGAATGTGTGGTTATGGGACTAACTGTCGCTACAATCACCCCGCTAATGTTTCACTGGTAATGcaattctttcttttgtttcctttttcgCTTGTAAAAACTTTCAGGTGTAGATGAATCAGTTCTTTCTTAAAATGTAATCTGTGTACAATTTTATAATCATTAAGTTGGCCTTTGATTGATTCGTTAGTTTTAATCATATGTAAGTAAACCGTGGGTTCTCATCCTTTGTTAGAATTTCAGGGTACTCATTATGGTGAAGAGCTCCCTGAGAGAAACGGGCAACCTGATTGTGAGGTATGattctgtttttgtttttttttttttttttttcaaaagccTAGTAACTTAACCTTGTTTGAAAATGTACTAGTAACTTATAACCTTATTTGAAAATATACATTGCAGTATTTTCTTAAGACAGGGACATGTAAGTATGGATCATCGTGTAAATATCATCATCCACGGGACAGACGAGGTGCTGCTCCTGTATCATTCAATGCTTTAGGCCTTCCAATGCGTCAGGTCCGTATACAAATTTTCACTTATCACGCCATCTTTTACGGACAGATTGACATTATTGTGTGATTTGTGTCCGAATAACATAATCGTATATGGAAAGCTATTTCATTCATTGCTTCAACGGTTTTAATTCTTTGCTTTTAGGAAGAAAAATCATGTCCCTATTACATGAGAACTGGGTCTTGTAAGTTTGGAGTAGCTTGCAAGTTTCATCATCCGCCGCATGCTACTTTTGGAGCTTCTGGAGTGGCTGCATCTcctacctcaatgatccccgcATCTGGATATGTTGGTGGATATCCGTATTCCTTACCGAGAATGCCATATTTATCTGGACAGGGCCTTCAGTCTTATGTgcctcctttcttttcttctccacaAGGAATTATACCCGGACAGGGTTGGAACAGCTACATGGTTAGTTCAACCTATTTAATATCCTGCTTATATGAATTTATTGCATTTTTTGATCTTTTGTTACGTACCAAACAGGGGTTATTGTGTCACTAACAATGATTGCAAGGACACTTGCAAACACACTGAATTTTGTTGTCTATACATGTAAATGCGTGAATCTTAGAAAATATTGATTATCATAATTTAATGCCATATTTCATAACAAGGCAATGAATTTCAAACAAAGTGATAGTGCATGATGATCCTCATAACAATGTAATGAACTTCAAACAAAGTGATTTGTGCATGATGATCCTGTTATTCTTAAACCACATATTCATTCTATTTACAAATTTTAACGCACATTTGAAATTCATACACCGATTGATACCTCGAGTAGAATTTGATTTACTACTTACTGGTGCAAATTCCATTGAGATTTAactatttttgggttttgactGATTTTGTTTCTCAAATCAGGGAAGTATGAACCCTGCAATGTCTACTGGTTTTCTTGGATCTAATCTTGTTTACGACTCTGTGAATCCGGGTGAGTCACTTTCTGGTGGGCAGGTAGTAAGTCTTAATCTCCCAGATAGGCCTGATCAGCCAGAATGCAGATACTATATGAACACAGGGACTTGCAAGTATGGATCTGATTGTAAGTTCCACCACCCGAAAGAAAGAATCGCCCAGTCATTCATAAATCCACTCGGCCTTCCTGTGCGACCTGTAAGTTCACCTATCCTACTTGATCGTTGGGGTACTTCAAAATAATCGTATTCCATATACTAACAATCTAAACTATTTTACATTGTCAACCAATAACATTTGAAAAATTTGTAAACAGTTATCATGGTGAATAGTTAGGCACCATGATATGGCAATTCATCTTAGAGTTTTCACTGCAGGCAGTGCATAAGAATTACTCTCTTATTCATTTTAGATTAGCTTTTTACTTTTGTTGACGTGCCAATACATGATTAAATGTCTATGTAAAACTTTTTACTACTGACAATGTATGGAAATTAAGTCCAAAGATATTTTTGCATCCCATATTGTCATATTAGCTATAACAAGACctctaattatattttgattCCTGATTCCTGACTTGGTTGTTTTTAGGGGCAAGCTATATGTTCTTATTATAGAATTTATGGAATATGCAAGTATGGCCCAACATGCAAATTTGATCATCCAGTTTTGGCAATCTCACAGAACTATCGCTTGGCCACACCTACTGCTTTATCTGCACTGGACACCCCTCTCGACGGCAATCGAAGAGGGACTTTCCAACCACCCGAGACATCACCATCTAAATTATCGAGTGATGAGCATCAGCATTCggataataatatcaataattcaCAGGCCGCTGAAGATTCATCCAAACAAGCTGATCATACTACCTCAAATTCCTTTGAAGTGGCCTCGGAATCCTCCTTACATGACCAAGATGCTtgatcttttttctctttttgaggGACAAAATTTTCCTTGTTTTAAGGAGAAATATATTATCATACACACACACCTTCTGTTCcccctttctctctttttttcaccTGCAATTTCTGTGGAGTGGGATAGTTTGTTCAGAGGTTGTTGTGACACTCACTAGCTTGTGGGGGATGAAGGGGCATTTTTTGTGGTGAATAAGATGCAGGTTGAAAGTTTGTGACCTTTTTTTCcgtttattttcaattttatctttattttttttgtttctctgtGTCAGTTTGGTAGACACTTAAAAAATGGGACTGAAATTTAGAGATTTGTGAATCACTAGTCACTGAATTGTTTACCCCATTTTATAAGGGCATACCAAACTATggtctttttcttatttatttatttagagatCAGAATACTTCCATTTGGGGATAATATCAATTTGAAGTTCATCGGAACTAACCAGATTCTCAAATGTCGAGTTCTTATGTTTGAGAAGTTATGCCAGATTAAAGTATTTTTAGGACCATACATTTCTCTTCTCTAAAATGCACTTAAGATAACAATATGAACCATAAAATCTACTGAACGTGTAATCTTAAAATTGAAGggattttatttgtttgattttgaaattaagtaTTAGTTTGAGAGAGAATTCATACAAGGCAAATAAATTCTGTTTAATCGTAAAATATGTTTTTACTATATTAAAGGTTGAATATTgttgtcaccaaaaaaaaaaggttgaatATTGTTGACCTAATTACTAATACGTTATTGTATTTTATAAGGACACATTTTCATTCCTACTATGTATAGGTTGATTTattacaagatttataaatatttttataagcaTTAGAAATGCAAGTCAAGGTGAAGCATAGCATCTGGCcatgctatttatttattatttttggtgaaTGGTGGCTGCATGAAGTTTAAAGGGCTAATAGttaaattagtctctaaaaaataaggtattttttaaattcattctcgaaattttttttcaatcaaattgatCTCTCAAAAGTTATGAATTAATCATATCTGTCCTTTAGTTATTTCATTCACAATTTTCGTCAACGAGTGATGATGTGAAACATTAACTGATAGCATACATGACACATAACATGTTTAATTAGATgttgattaaatatatttacgaaaatctatcaatttagtCACTAGATCATATTGGGAATAGGATTTGTATAATTGgaaaaaaatgattaaattaataaatttttataaacatattTAATCAATAACTAATTAGACATATAaggtattatatatgttatcaaTTAATGTTTTACAATAtcaatctttgaaaaaaatgattaataaaGTGACTGGagtacaaatataattaattaacaatctttgaaagactaatttgattgaaaaagtcTTTCAGAAAgtctttcaaaaataaatttaaaaaatatcttatttttcagagattaatttgactattaatccGAAATTTAAAGTTGTACAGTGATATATATGGTGGTTTGCAAATAGGGTCCACAAAGGAGATTTTCCACAGGGAAAggaatagataaaaataatgaaacatgGAAAAAGACAATTGGCAAGAATCCATGAGCATTGCTTGGATACCTGTTTTTCTTCATCATTTGTATTTTAATCAAGTTTTTTATAATATTGTTTTGAAACCAAACTATCTATAAGTCTCTGTTGCTAACTAGTAATCTATGACATTGAAATTTGTTAATGAAGTATTAAGTTTGACTGGGAATTCATTTGGAGAGTATGCTGTTTCGCAATCCGAGCACCTAGCTAAATCacctttgaatttaaaataaaggaTTTTGTTAGAGACAAAGAATTATATACAAAGTTTAGGCCACGGATTTCTTATTCCCACTTTTATGTGGGAGCTttaattatcataaaaatatttataaatataattctatttttttattttttaaaaatcaataattaaaatttgctttctattttttactttgtacacatttttctttatttttaaccaaaattTCAATGAGATAAATCACTTATTTCTACTAAGATTTATCATTCattatttctctctttttcaagaTGAGACATTTTTTGCATTCCTCCTCCCCCCTTTTCTTTTGACAGATTGtcattttgttctttttcacTACTAACTCCAATCTCGGTCCTTCTCCCACTCCTATGCTTCTGCGAAATATTTTTGTAaggttttatttttatcttattttattttattattttttctatgaaAATTATGTAAAT comes from the Arachis duranensis cultivar V14167 chromosome 7, aradu.V14167.gnm2.J7QH, whole genome shotgun sequence genome and includes:
- the LOC107496873 gene encoding zinc finger CCCH domain-containing protein 3 isoform X1, encoding MPENRQVLRNAASNQSGDNIEEAIRRLKINDNRDRDTAGQTSPYPDRPGEPDCLYFLRTGMCGYGTNCRYNHPANVSLGTHYGEELPERNGQPDCEYFLKTGTCKYGSSCKYHHPRDRRGAAPVSFNALGLPMRQEEKSCPYYMRTGSCKFGVACKFHHPPHATFGASGVAASPTSMIPASGYVGGYPYSLPRMPYLSGQGLQSYVPPFFSSPQGIIPGQGWNSYMGSMNPAMSTGFLGSNLVYDSVNPGESLSGGQVVSLNLPDRPDQPECRYYMNTGTCKYGSDCKFHHPKERIAQSFINPLGLPVRPGQAICSYYRIYGICKYGPTCKFDHPVLAISQNYRLATPTALSALDTPLDGNRRGTFQPPETSPSKLSSDEHQHSDNNINNSQAAEDSSKQADHTTSNSFEVASESSLHDQDA
- the LOC107496873 gene encoding zinc finger CCCH domain-containing protein 3 isoform X3, translated to MPENRQVLRNAASNQSGDNIEEAIRRLKINDNRDRDTAGQTSPYPDRPGEPDCLYFLRTGMCGYGTNCRYNHPANVSLGTHYGEELPERNGQPDCEYFLKTGTCKYGSSCKYHHPRDRRGAAPVSFNALGLPMRQEEKSCPYYMRTGSCKFGVACKFHHPPHATFGASGVAASPTSMIPASGYVGGYPYSLPRMPYLSGQGLQSYVPPFFSSPQGIIPGQGWNSYMVVSLNLPDRPDQPECRYYMNTGTCKYGSDCKFHHPKERIAQSFINPLGLPVRPGQAICSYYRIYGICKYGPTCKFDHPVLAISQNYRLATPTALSALDTPLDGNRRGTFQPPETSPSKLSSDEHQHSDNNINNSQAAEDSSKQADHTTSNSFEVASESSLHDQDA
- the LOC107496873 gene encoding zinc finger CCCH domain-containing protein 3 isoform X2 is translated as MPENRQVLRNAASNQSGDNIEEAIRRLKINDNRDRDTAGQTSPYPDRPGEPDCLYFLRTGMCGYGTNCRYNHPANVSLGTHYGEELPERNGQPDCEYFLKTGTCKYGSSCKYHHPRDRRGAAPVSFNALGLPMRQEEKSCPYYMRTGSCKFGVACKFHHPPHATFGASGVAASPTSMIPASGYVGGYPYSLPRMPYLSGQGLQSYVPPFFSSPQGIIPGQGWNSYMGSMNPAMSTGFLGSNLVYDSVNPGESLSGGQVVSLNLPDRPDQPECRYYMNTGTCKYGSDCKFHHPKERIAQSFINPLGLPVRPNYRLATPTALSALDTPLDGNRRGTFQPPETSPSKLSSDEHQHSDNNINNSQAAEDSSKQADHTTSNSFEVASESSLHDQDA